TCTTAAGGTCAGTACATATAGTCACAAAATATGCGCTATTATTTCTATAATTGTAATTTTTTAACCTGAAATTTTTCCTGAATCTGATCATTTTTACATTTAATATTGAGGTGAGTCGCAAATCTAACTCTTATAAAGAGCCGCTTGCAGAGCAAGTGTGAGCGACGGCGTCGCAAGCGCAATTCGAGCAGCTGCGGCAAATTGACTTAGATTTTTAAAACGATGTGCTTCTTCCAACCTGCATCATCTTTCTCGGGAAAATCCTCCCTGAAGTGTACTCCTCGACTCTCCTCGCGCATTAAAGCGGATCTGCAAATGAGCTCAGCGACCATGATCATATTTTGTAGCTCAAATCCTTCCACCGAAGAAAATTCCATATTCAAAATATCCTTGAGGGAATCCATGATCTTGAGGGCTCTCTTCAAGCTGACCCCGGAGCGAGTAACACCCGCGTCTTCCATCATGGTCTTCTGAATCAAATTTCGGCATTCCTCAATCTTTACATCCTTAGGTCTCCGGGAGTATGTGTAAGTCATCCTTATTCCGAGTAAATCTTCTTGAGAAATCTCGTTTACCTCTTCCTCTAGGATATCCATGATCCTCTTGCTGAAAACGAGCCCTTCCAAAAGGGAATTGCTGGCCAACCTGTTTGCCCCATGAACGCCATTGGCGGCAACCTCTCCACTGGCATAGAGACCGCAAAGGCTCGTCCTTCCATAGATGTCCGTTTTAACACCCCCGATCATGAAATGAGCGGCTGGAGAAACGGGGATGAGATCTGTGGACAAATCATATCCGCTCTCCTGGCATCTCTTCCAAATGGTGGGGAATCTCTCCTTAAGTTTCAAAGGGGGGATGTGAGTAGCATCTAAATAGACGCGATCGGTTTTGCAATCGTGCATCACCTTGACCATCTCCCGAACGACAACATTCCGCGGAGCGAGCTCGGCTTCGGGATGGACTTGTGCCATGAATCGATTCCCCTTGCAATCCCTGAGGTAAGCTCCCTCTCCCCTCAGAGCCTCCGTGATTAAAAAGCGAGGATTTTGTGCCTCATCCAAGACGGTGGGATGAAATTGGACGAACTCCATGTCCATTATCTCCGCGCCCGTCCGATAGGCCATGGCAATGCCATCGCCGGTCGAGATCGGCGGATTTGTGGTGACGCTATAAATCTGCCCGGCTCCACCCGTAGCCAGGATGACCGCCTTGGCAAGACAGATTGAAAATCTTCCAAGGGAGGGTTCAAAAATGATGGCACCAATACATCTTCCATCAAAGTCCAAAAGATCAACGACGAAAACATGCTCTTTAATTTGCAAACCGGAACATAGCTTCGCCACCTTCACCAAAGTGCTTTCAATGGCACTTCCCGTGGCATCTCCGGCATGCAAAATTCGGGGCAGCGAATGCCCCCCTTCCCTCGTGAGCCTCATCTCCTCCCCAAAGCGGTCGAATTCGGCTCCCAAATGAATGAGATCGGTTATTCGCCCGGGTCCTTCAGTTACCAGAATCTTCACCACTTGAGGATCGCAGAGACCATCTCCAGCCAAGATGGTGTCCTCAAAGTGGAGTTGGGGCGAATCGTGCTCACCCACAGCTGTTGCCACTCCGCCCTGCGCGTACCAGGTGGTTGACTCCTTGACCTCACTCTTGGTTAAGAGAAGTGTCTTGTACTTCCCACAGGCTCGAAGAGCGGCGGTAAGCCCCGCAATTCCACTGCCAATAACCAGAAGATCATAAATGGATTTCTCCAACTTGTCGGAATCGAAATTTACAAGATATCTCGGTATCATCTTAACCCCCGTCGACTGCCCTTGATTCTATCGACTATGTGTATTAACCGCAGACATTGGTTATACTCTTACATGGTTCACTGTTCACAGTTCACGGTTCACCGTAATTATATACTAGATTAAGCTCATATTCTTGTGGGACTGGTTTTAGCCTATTTCAATCATCCTATTAACTGCTCTTTCGGCTCGAACCCGAATCTCCTCGGGCACGGTGATCCTAGTTTCGAGCGATTCCAAGCCGTGCAAAACCTTTTCTAAAGTTGTGAGTTTCATATCGGGACAGATGGCTTCCTGGGGAACATAGAATTTTTTCTCCGGATTCTCCTTGGATAACCGATAAACCATGCCCGCTTCGGTGCCGACGATTATCTCTTTTGCCTCGACATTTCTCGCGTATCTGATCATTCCCGATGTGCCGTAAATGCCGTCCGCGAAGGCTAAAACTTCGGGGCGACACTCCGGATGAGCCATGAATTTCGCCCCCGGATGCCCTTCCTTTAACTCAAGTATCTGCTCCGCAGTGATATTATCGTGGATGGGACAACAGCCATCCCAAAGAATGATCTCCTTCCCGCTTTTCGAAGCCACATATTTTCCAAGGTTCTTATCGGGAACGAAGATTATTTGCGACTCTTTAAGGGATTCGACAACCTGCACGGCATTGGCAGACGTGCAACAAACATCGCTCTCCGCTTTAACCGCCGCTGAGGAATTAACGTAGCAAACCACCGCCGCTTGAGGATACTCCCTTCTCTTTTTCCTCAATGCCTCTGGAGTTATGGTATCGGCGAGAGGACAGCCCGCATTTGCATCTGGAAGCAGCACCGTCTTGTCTGGACTGAGGATATAAGCGGTCTCAGCCATGAAGTGAACACCACAAAAGACGATCACATCGGCATCGGTCTGTGCAGCTTGGCGGGAAAGACCGAGGGAATCGCCGACAAAATCGGCGATATCTTGAATCTCCCCCACCTGGTAATTGTGGGCGAGAATGACCGCGTTTCTTTCTCTCTTTAATTCGAATATCCTCTCGATCAACTCTCTCATT
The Actinomycetota bacterium DNA segment above includes these coding regions:
- the nadB gene encoding L-aspartate oxidase, which gives rise to MIPRYLVNFDSDKLEKSIYDLLVIGSGIAGLTAALRACGKYKTLLLTKSEVKESTTWYAQGGVATAVGEHDSPQLHFEDTILAGDGLCDPQVVKILVTEGPGRITDLIHLGAEFDRFGEEMRLTREGGHSLPRILHAGDATGSAIESTLVKVAKLCSGLQIKEHVFVVDLLDFDGRCIGAIIFEPSLGRFSICLAKAVILATGGAGQIYSVTTNPPISTGDGIAMAYRTGAEIMDMEFVQFHPTVLDEAQNPRFLITEALRGEGAYLRDCKGNRFMAQVHPEAELAPRNVVVREMVKVMHDCKTDRVYLDATHIPPLKLKERFPTIWKRCQESGYDLSTDLIPVSPAAHFMIGGVKTDIYGRTSLCGLYASGEVAANGVHGANRLASNSLLEGLVFSKRIMDILEEEVNEISQEDLLGIRMTYTYSRRPKDVKIEECRNLIQKTMMEDAGVTRSGVSLKRALKIMDSLKDILNMEFSSVEGFELQNMIMVAELICRSALMREESRGVHFREDFPEKDDAGWKKHIVLKI
- the nadA gene encoding quinolinate synthase NadA yields the protein MRELIERIFELKRERNAVILAHNYQVGEIQDIADFVGDSLGLSRQAAQTDADVIVFCGVHFMAETAYILSPDKTVLLPDANAGCPLADTITPEALRKKRREYPQAAVVCYVNSSAAVKAESDVCCTSANAVQVVESLKESQIIFVPDKNLGKYVASKSGKEIILWDGCCPIHDNITAEQILELKEGHPGAKFMAHPECRPEVLAFADGIYGTSGMIRYARNVEAKEIIVGTEAGMVYRLSKENPEKKFYVPQEAICPDMKLTTLEKVLHGLESLETRITVPEEIRVRAERAVNRMIEIG